The window GTGCATCCGGCTGATCCGCCCCCGGTGCGCAACGTCCGGGTCAGCCCGTTCCACCCCAGACAGACCGAGCTGGGCGCGGTGTTCGGTGAGGCGGCCGGTTGGGAGCGTCCGCTCTGGTATGCGACCAATCCGCCCCCGGAGGCGCCGCGCCCCCGGGACGAGTGGTCGGCCCGACACTGGTCGCCGATCGCCGAGACCGAGGCCCGGCTGACCCGCCGCCGGGTCGCTCTCTACGACATGACGCCGCTGACCCGGATCGACGTGACCGGTCCGGTCTCCTTTCTCTCCGGTCTGGTGGCCGACGATGTGGACCGTCCGGTCGGCACCGTCGTCTACACCTTTCTGCCGGACCGGGCGGGCGGGGTGCGCAGCGACGTCACGGTGGCCCGGCTCGGCGAGGACCGGTTCCGGGTCGGTGGGAACGGGCCGCTCGACGTCGACTGGCTGCGTCGGCACGCGCCACCCGGCGTCTCGGTACGCGATGTCACGGGCGGCACCTGCGGCGTCGGCCTGTGGGGTCCGGCGGCCCGCGAACTGGTCGCCCCGCTCACCGACGTGGACGTGTCGGCCGAGGCGTTCCGTTACTTCCGGGCCCGCGAGGGTCACCTCGGCACGGTTCCGGTGACCATGCTGCGACTGTCCTATGTCGGTGAGCTGGGCTGGGAGATCTACACCGAGGCCCAGTACGGCCTGCGGCTCTGGGACACCCTCTGGGAGGCGGGTCGGGAACACGGGCTGATCGTGGCCGGCCGGCTGGCGTTCGACAGCCTGCGCCTGGAGAAGGGGTATCGCGCTTGGGGACGGGACATGACCGGTGAGGACGACCCGTATCAGGCCGGTCTGCGGCCGTTCGGGGAGCAGCCCCCGGATCGGCGGCTGACCTGCCTGGTGCTGGCCGACACCGGGGACGTTCCGCTCGGCCGGGAACCGGTGTACGCGGGCGGGTTCCCGGTCGGGCACGTGACGAGCGCGGCGTACGGCTGGTCGGTGGGTGCCCCGATCGCGTACGCCTGGCTGCCGTCGGCCTTGGCCCTGCCGGGCACACAGGTGGAGATCGGCTATTTCGACCGGCTACTGCTCGCCACCGTGGCGGCCGAGCCGCTGTTCGATCCGAAACACGAGCGTCTACGGCGCTGATCTGCGGATTCTCCGTCGCGAACGGCCCGGTTGTGACTAGCATCGAGTCGATCAGGACAGGCGAGTCGCCGTTGCCGCCGTTCACACGATCGTGGGTTCCCGACCGGGTCGACCGGCCGGTCCACGCTGCGTGCCGCGCGCTGATCGTCTCGAAACGAAACCGTCCGGGGTAAATAACGGGACTCGCTCACACGGCTTCGCGGACTGCCCTAGCTTAGGCCAGGTCTAACTCGGGCAAATCCGTTTGAAGTGGAGTATGTCGTGCGCTTTTCTCGTACGTCCAGGGTCGCGCGGGGCGGTCTCTGGGCCTCCGCCCTGCTCTCCATAGTGGCCGCGGTGAATTCGGGAGGAGCGCTCGCGGCCGACGCCGATCCGCCGCCGTACACGCCCCCGCTGGCCCTCAACGGGACCGCCTCCCTGATGTGGCGGGCCGGGGACGACGCACGCGTCATCCGCCTGACCGACGGTGGATACCGCCAGGCCGGGTCGGCCTGGAGCATGGAGATGGTCGACCTGACCAGTTCCTTCGAGACCACCTTCACCGCCCACCTGCGCGCCGGCAAGGTCGGCGCCGACGGCATCGCGTTCGTCGCACAGGGCGAAGGGCCCCGCGCGCTCGGCGGCTGGGGCGGTGGCCTCGGCTATCGCGGCATCTGGCGCAGTGTGGCGGTCGAGTTCGACATCTTCCAGAACACCCCGGACCCGAGCAGCAACCACCTCGCGGTGTCGGTCAACGGCAACCCGGACCGGCACGAGTCGGCCGCCGAATCCTCGATCCGGCTCTACGGCAAGCCGTTCCAGGCCCGGATCCGGTACGAGGCCGGCCAGCACCGGCTGACCGTCTACATCCGTCCGCGGGCCGGCAAGGCCACCGAGGAACTCCTGCTCGACCAGAAGGTGGACCTCGCTCGTAAGGCCGGCGTCCGGTACGGCTGGGTCGGGTTCACCGGCGCCACCGGCAGCCTGACCGCACGCCAGGACGTCTACGAGTGGTCGGTCGGCATGCCGCACGCGTGAGCGCACCGTCCCGCCGGGGCCTCGCGCCCCGGCACCTTCCCATGCTCCGGCCCGGACCGGGCCGACTCCAGCCTCCCCGATCGGAGAGAGTTATGCCCACGGTCGACCGTGTGCTTCCCGGCGAGACGAACACCGTCATCGACATCGAGGCCATCCAGGCCGCCGTCCCGGCGATCCCCGACCTTCCCGACGACCCGGACGACGGCGCCGAGCCGGAACCCCGGATCAGCGTCATCGTCCCGGCGCTCAACGAGGCGCGCAACATCCCGCACGTCTTCGCCCGGCTCCCGCAGGTCGACGAGATCGTCCTGGTGGACGGCGGGTCCATCGACGACACGGTGGCGGTGGCCCGCCGGCTGCGGCCCGACATCCGTGTCGTCAGGCAGAACCGCAAAGGCAAGGGCAACGCGCTGGCCTGCGGATTCGCCGCGGCGACGGGCGACATCATCGTGATGATCGACGCCGACGGCTCCACCGACCCGCTGGAGATCCCCCGCTTCGTCGAGGCGTTGCGTGCGGGCGCCGACTTCGCCAAGGGCTCCCGGTTCCGGCCGTCCGGCGGCAGCGCCGACATCACCCGGCTGCGGCGGGCCGGTAACAAGTGCCTCAGCCTGCTGGTGAACGTCCTGTTCCGGACCAGGTACAGCGACCTCTGCTACGGCTACAACGCGTTCTGGGCGCACTGCCTGGACGTCTTCGACCTGGACAGCACCTCCCCGATGCCGGACAACACGGACGGTCGGCTGTGGGGCGACGGGTTCGAGATCGAGACCCTGCTCAACCTGCGTGCGGCCCGGGCCGACCTGAAGATCACCGAAGTGGCCAGCTTCGAGCACAACCGCATCCACGGGGTCAGCAATCTCAACGCCCTCACCGATGGTATGCGCGTGCTGCGTACCATCGCGCGGGAATGGCCCCGGCGGGCCCGCGTCAAGCAGATCGCCGAACGGCAGGCCCGATGAGGATCGGCATCGTCGCGAACGCCTACCACCCGGACATCGGCGGGGTGGAGACCCATGTGAAGCGGCTCTGCGCCGGGCTGATCGCGGCCGGCGACGAGGTCGAGGTGATCACCCAGCACGCCGTCCGGTCGGTGGAGACCGTCGACGGTGTGCTCGTCCGCCGTTTCCCGCTCACCGTCCCGGCCGGCAACTACCGACTGTCCGTGCCGCTGTGGCGCTGGCTGCGCGCCCACGCCGGGGAGTACGACGTCCTGCACGCGCACAGCTACCACGCCCTCACCGCGCTCTGCGCCGCCCTGGGCAACCGGTCCCCGCTGGTGTTCACGCCGCACTACCACGGCACCGGGCACACCAGGTTCCGGGCGGCGCTGCACCCGCTCTACCGGCCGCTCGGCCGGACCATCATGAACCGGGCCGCCGCCGTCGTCTGCGTCACCTCGGCCGAGCGCGAGCTGGTGCTGCGTGACTTCCCGGCGGTCGGCACCCGGGCCGTGGTCATCCCGAACGGCACCGACCCGCGTCCGATTCGTGGCCCGGCCTCGCCGCGCACCCGCCGAATCCTCTGCGTCGGGCGGCTGGAGCAGTACAAACGGGTCGACCGGGTGATCCGGGCGATGACCCGGCTCGGCCCCGAGCACCGCCTCGACGTGGTCGGCACCGGCCCCGCCGGAGACCGGCTGCGCAGGCTCGCGGCCGGTCTCGGACTGGCCGGGCGAGTGGTCTTCCACGGCCGCCTCGACGACGCCGCCTTCGACTCGTGCCTGGCCCAGGCCTCGGCGGCGGTCTCCGCCTCCACTCACGAGGCGTTCGGCATGGCGGTCGCCGACGCGCTCGCCGCCGGCCTGCCGACCGTGGCCACCCCGATCCCCGCGCACCGCGAGGTCGCCGGGCTGGCCGGGGACAGCGCGTGGCTGCGGTTCGCCGACCCGGACGACGAGAACGCGCTGGCGGCCGCACTCAAGGACGCCGCGGCCATCGGGCGTACCCGGCCCGCCATCCTGCCGACCTGGTCGGACGTCGTCGGCGCGACACGCAACATCTACGCCGCGGTGGCCCGCCGGACCACCTCCGTCGGGACCGGCCCGGTGGGGGCCGTGGCGCGATGAGCGCTGCCACGGCCAGTCCCACCATCGACCGGCGGGACGGCCGGGACCCGGGGCCGGCGCGGCGCGCCTGGGCCGGGCCGGTCGCCGCCGGGCTCACCCTCACGCTCACCGGGGCGGCCGGGGCCGCCGCCCTGGTGACCGCGTACCGGCGGGCCGAATGGGGACAGGACGGCCAGTTCTCCTGGTTCTGGGCCGGCATGCTGGTGTTCAGCCTGCCCGCGGCGTACTGGGCGATCCGCCGCGACTCCAGCGCCCGGCTGCGCCTGGCCGTCCTGGTCGGCTACGCCTGCTTCACCTACCTCCCGAAACTGCTGCGCAACCCGGCCGGGCCGCTTTACCACGACGAGTACGCCCACTGGGGACAGAGCCGCGACATCGTCATCGACGGACTGCTGTTCCAGCAGAACTCGATCGTCCGGGTGATCGGTGACTACCCCGGCCTGCACGCCACGGTCGCCTCGCTGGCCACGCTGACCGGCGTCACCGTCTGGCAGGCCGCCCTGTTCGTGCTGATCCTGGCCCACGTGCTGCTCACCCTCGGGGTCGCGGTGCTGGCCGGTCAACTGTGGCCGGACCCGCGGGTCGCCGCCGCGGCCGCGATCGTCTACAGCCTGAACAGCTCGTTCCTCTACTTCGACACCCAGTTCGGCTACGAGTCACTGGCCATCGGCGTGCTGGTGTGGGCGCTGGCCTGCGGGATGCTCGCGATCCGGGCGGTCAGCACCCGCGCCCGGCTCGGCTGGGCCGCCCTGTTCGTGCCGTTCACCGTGGCGATCACGGCCACCCACCACCTGACCGCCATCTGGCTCACCGGCATTCTCGGGCTGATCGCGCTGGCCTGCACGATCTTCCGCGCGCCGGCCCGTACCGCCTGGGCTCTGACCGTCACCGCCGGCGCCTCGGTCTCGATGTGGATGGCCGCGGTGTCGCCCCGGACCGGCACCTATCTGGAGCCCTACCTGGGCCGGGCCCTCGATCAGTTCGGCGGCATGGCCGGCGGCGACTCCGGCGGCCGCACCCTGTTCAACCAGTCGGTCGCGCCCTGGTGGGAGCAGCAGGCCGCCTTCCTCGCCCCCGGGGTGGCCCTGCTCGCCGTGATCGGTGCCGGTGTGCTCTGGTGGCGTCGCCGCCGGGTCACCGACCGGCTGACCCGGGCCGCGTCGGGCGCGATGCTGCTGCTCGCCGCCCTGTACTTTCCGGCCACACTGCTGATCCTCACCCCGTCCGGCGCGGAGGGCGCACGCCGGTCCTGGGCCTTCAGCTACCTCGGCATCGCCGTGGTGACCGCCCCGTTGATCATCGCACTGCTGGACCGCGCACGCCGCCGGATCAGCGTTTCCGCGATTTTTCTCCTGGCCACCTGCACGTTGATGATGGTCGGCAACACGGCCGCCGGCATGAACCCGTCCTACCGGTTCCCCGGCCCGCCGGTCTTCGGCTCGGACACCCGCGCCGCCACCCCCGAGCTGCTGGCCGCGTCGGAGTGGCTGCGCGAGACCGCAGGCCGCGGCGCCCGCCTGGTCGCCGACCGCTACTCCGGCCTGATCTTCGGCTCCTATGGCGAGCAGGAGCCGACCACCGGTTCGGAGAGCTTCCCGGCCTACCAGTTGTATCTGGCGCGACCCGGCGGGCCGATGCCGCCGGCCCTGATGGAACAGCTGCGGACCTGGCGCTTCGAGTACCTGGTGGTGGACCGCCGGATGGCCGAACAGGTACCCGACATCAAGATCTACTTCGAGAACAACGAGCCGATCCCGCACGACGGGAGACCCGGCTTCACCAGATCCCAGCTGACCAAGTTCGACACCATGCCCTGGCTGATCAAGGTCTACGACGGGCCGCACATCGCCATCTACCGCTTCGACTTCGGCAGTCAGGGTCAGAACCTCCACATGGGAGCCCCATGACCTTCCCCCCACCGTTACGAACCCCCGCCGTCCGGTCACTGCTGGTCGCGTACCCCGCCCTCGCCGGAATCCTCCCCGCCGCCGGCCGCCCCTGGCTCACCGTCCCGCTCTGCCTCATCGCCCTCGCGGCCACCGGCGCCCTCTGGATCCGCGCCCTGCCGGGCCTGCCCGCCGAAACCGGCGTACCCGCCGCCCGGCCCGGACTCGCCGCCGCAGCCGGCCTGATCACGATGCCGCTCCTGGCGCTCGCGCTGCACGCCGTGGGCCACCCGGTACGCCCGGCGCCCCTCGCCGTCGCCTGCGCCGCACTGGTCACCGTGCTCGGTGTGGCCGCCGTCCTCCGCGATCACCGCGCCGCCCGACGGTCCGCGCCCCCGCCCGGCCTTCCGGCTCCGCGCCGCACACCGTCCGGACCGGTGCGGACGGCGGTGGCGGTGACGATTCCGCTGGTCGTGGCGGTCGGCGTCGGCGGGTGGGCGGTGCGCGCGTATCTGACCGCGCCGCATCCGGCCGAGCCCGGCTATCTGAGCGTCGCCCTGAACGGCTGGGCCGCCGCGGTCGACGGCCCGGTCACCGTTCCGGCCCGGGGCCTGGTGGTCCCGGTCCGGGTGACCAGTGCCGGCATCGCCGAGACCACCCCTCTGCTGCAACTGCGGGTGGGTGGCCGGGTGGTGGCGAGCCGCTCGATGACGGTGGCCGCCGACTCGGTCCGCTCCCTGACCGTGTACGTCCCCGCGCTTCCCCCGGACGGCCGTCTCCGCAACGTGGCGATCAGTGTGGGCGCCACCAGCGTCGGCTTCTACGCCCGAGGCCATGCCGACACCGTCCTCGCTCCGCAGACCACCGTGGGCGCCGCGGTGACCGGCCCCGGAGTCGGCCCGCACGCCCCCACCGGCGCCGGAGACGCCACCGGTTCGGCGAACGTCCCCCCGGCCCGGCCCGGCGGCGACCGCGCCTCGAATCCGGGTGTCCGGTCCCACGGCGACCAGTCCCGGGGCGTGCGCGCCCCTTCGGCCGGCGACCGCACCGGTGCTGTCCGCGCCCATTCGGGTGGCGACCGGGCCCCGGGGGTACGTGCCCGGCCCCGACCCGTTCGTGCCGCCGGCGCCCGTCCGGTTCCGGTCCGGACGGGTGGGGTGCGGACCCCGTCGGCGGCGTCCGGCGGTGCGGTGCCCGCACCGACCGGCGGCATCGACCCGTGGGCCGGCCTGCCCGACCCGGCCCTGCCCACCGGTGGCGCCCCGGCCGGCACCGACGACCACACCCGCTCGGGCGGCACCAAGGGCGGGCGGGCCAAGACCGGCCCGGCGCCGACTCCCGCGCTCGGACCCGACGGCTCGGTCTGGCTCTCTCCCGACGAGGTCGATCCGGATCCGAGTCGGGTGGCCTGCTCGGGCAAACGGCGTGCCGTGCTGGCCGGGGAGGGAACCCCGTGCTGACCACCGCGGTACGCCGGCTGTCCGGGGACTCGCTGGCCCGCAACAGCCTGCTGATCATGGCGACCACGGTGAGCAACGGAGGTCTGGGCTACGTCTACTGGATGCTGGCGGCCCGTTCGGTCGCACCGGACCGGATCGGCACCGCGACCGCCCTGATCTCCGCCGCGACCGCGGTCGGCATGCTCGCCAACCTGGGCGCCGGCCACATGTTCATCCAGCGCCTGCCCGGCAGCGACGCCGCCACCTGGTCCCGGATCGTCCGAGCCGGTCTGTTCGCCGGTTCCGCCGCGACCGCGGCCACGGCCACCGCGGCCGCACTGATCGTCCCGATGTGCTCCGGGAACTTCGGGTTCCTGTCCGGTCCGATCGGAGCGGTCTCCCTGGTCACCGCCGCCCTGGCGGTGACCCTGACCACGCTGCTGGACAACCTCTACGTGGCCCACCGGGCCGGCCACGGCATGCTGATCCGCAACCTGGCGGTGGCCGCGGGCAAGATCCTCACCCTGTTCGCGGTTCTGGCCGCGGGCTACCAGGACTCGGTCGCGGTGCTGCTCTCCTATGTCCTGCCCACCCTGCTGATCAGCCTGATCACGATCCCGATCGGCGCCCGCCGCCTGCGCCCGCCGGCCCCGGCGGCCCCGGCTCCGATCCAGTCCGCGACGGCGGCGTTCCGGGCCGAACTCCCGCACCTGCGGACCGCGGTCACCGGGCACCACCTGATCAACCTGACCCAGGCCGGTCCGGCCGCTCTGCTGCCGGTGCTGGTCACGGCCCGTCTCGGCGCCGACGCGAACGCCCACTTCTACCTGGCCTGGATGACCGCGTCGATGCTGTTCATGGTGTCCCCGGCGGTCGCCTCGGCCCTCTACGCGGAACGCACCAACGCGGCTCCGGTCCCGGTGACCAGGGCCGCGACGGTGGTCCTGGCCATGGTCGGCGCCCCGGCGGCGGTGCTGCTGATCGCCGGTGACCGGATCCTCGCCCTGTTCAGTGCCGGCTACGCGGTCGAGGGCGGACTCCTGCTCCAGATCCTGGTACTGGCCGCGTTCCCCGACGCGGTGGCCAACCTGGCGGTGGCGCACTGGCGGTCCCGTGACGAGTTCCGGCTGTGTCGCCGCCTGAACGCGGTCCGCGCCGTCACCTGCCTGTCGCTGGCCTGGCTGCTGCTCCCCGGCGCCGGCGTGTCCGGAGCCGGCCTCGCCTGGCTGACCGGCCAGACCGCGTCCGCCCTGCTGGTGGCAGCGGTGGTGCTGGCCCGCCGGCACCGAAACGGGGGCGCGGTGGGCGTACCACCGAGGGTTGGAAATCGGCCGCAAGCCGGCAGCGAGGCACCCACCTGGAGAAAACGATGAGGATTCTGCATCTGTCGAATCTCTACGCGCCGGTGATCGGCGGGCTGGAACGCAGCATCGCCACCAGTGGCGAGGAGATGGTGCGGCGCGGGCATGAGATCACCGTGCTGACGCTGGCGACGCCGGAGGCGCCGCACGACGAGACGATCAACGGGGTACGGGTGATCCGCATCCGCAGCATCACCAACACCCTCGCGCCGGGCCTGAACCGGGACCCGCGCAAGCCGTTCCATCCGACGATGGCCGACCCGCTGGCGACGGCCGGGATCGCCCGCGTGCTCCGCACCCACGACTTCGACCTGGTGCACAGTCACGACTGGCTGATGTACAGCTACCTACCGCTGCACGACACCCCGCTGGGCCTGCCGCACGTGCACACCGCGCACGATTTCGGGCTGACCTGCGTACGCAAGACGTTCGCCCGGGACGGCCGCCGCTGTGACGGCCCGAGCCTGGGCAAATGTGTCCCGTGTGCCTCCGGCCAGTACGGCCGGCCGAAGTCGACGCTGCTCACCGTCGGTCTGCGGGCCCACCGGCACCGGGGCATCGACTGCCTGACGGCGATCTCGAACTCGGTCGCGTCCGCCCTCAACCTGGCCCGGCTGCCCGGCGAGCTGCCGGTGCGGGTGATCTCCAGCCTGGTCCCGGACGGCCTCGACGAGCTGGCCCGGACCACCCCCCGGCCGGACTGGCTGCCGGCCGAGCCGTACCTGCTGTTCGTCGGCCAGCTCGGCCCGCACAAGGGCATCGACGTGCTGTTCGACGCCTACGAGAAACTGCGGGCGGGCCTGGACGAGCCGCCCCGGCTGGTCTGCCTCGGCACCACACGCGACGACACCCCGCCGATCCCGGACGGGGTGCTGGTGCGTACCGACGTGCCGCATCCGCAGGTGATGTCGGCCTGGCGGCACGCGTCCGCCGGGGTGGTGCCGTCACTGCTGGAGGGCATGGGCCAGGTCGCGGTGGAGGCGATGCTGGCCGGCACCCCGCTGATCGCGTCCGCGTCCGGCGGGCTACTCGACGTGGTCCGCGACGACGGTGTACACGGCCTGCTGGTGCCGCCGGGTGACGCGGAGGCCCTGCACGCGGCGCTGTTGCGCCTGCTCACCGACCCGGAGCTGGCCGCCCGACTGCGCGCCGGCGGTCTTCAGCGTGGCCTCGACTTCACCGCGGCCCGCGTCGTCCCCCAGATCGAGGAGGTCTACCGTGCCTGCATCGCCTGACCCGTTCGGACATGCCGAGGCCCGCCTGCTGAACGACCCCGGCCGCCCGAGGATCCTGGTGGTCGGGTCGGGGTGGCGGTTCCTGTCCGGGATCAGCTACTACACCTGCCGACTCAGCAACGCCCTGCACGATCGGTACGAGGTGGGCGCGATCCTGATGCGCCGGCTGCTGCCGGCCCGGCTCTACCCGGGCCGGCACCGGGTCGGTCACTCACTCACCGATCTCCGGTACGACCAGGACGTCCGGGTCTTCGACGGGATCGACTGGTGGGCGGTGCCGAGCCTGTTCCGGGCGGTCGGGTTCCTGCGCCGGTTCCGGCCGGACGTGCTGGTACTCCAGTGGTGGACCGGGGCGGTGCTGCACTCGTACCTGGTGTTGGCGCTGGCCGCACGGCGACTCGGCATTCGGGTCGTCGTCGAGTTCCACGAGGTGCAGGACACCGGGGAGGCCCGGCACCGGTGG of the Actinoplanes sichuanensis genome contains:
- a CDS encoding L-type lectin-domain containing protein; the encoded protein is MNSGGALAADADPPPYTPPLALNGTASLMWRAGDDARVIRLTDGGYRQAGSAWSMEMVDLTSSFETTFTAHLRAGKVGADGIAFVAQGEGPRALGGWGGGLGYRGIWRSVAVEFDIFQNTPDPSSNHLAVSVNGNPDRHESAAESSIRLYGKPFQARIRYEAGQHRLTVYIRPRAGKATEELLLDQKVDLARKAGVRYGWVGFTGATGSLTARQDVYEWSVGMPHA
- a CDS encoding glycosyltransferase family 2 protein, producing MPTVDRVLPGETNTVIDIEAIQAAVPAIPDLPDDPDDGAEPEPRISVIVPALNEARNIPHVFARLPQVDEIVLVDGGSIDDTVAVARRLRPDIRVVRQNRKGKGNALACGFAAATGDIIVMIDADGSTDPLEIPRFVEALRAGADFAKGSRFRPSGGSADITRLRRAGNKCLSLLVNVLFRTRYSDLCYGYNAFWAHCLDVFDLDSTSPMPDNTDGRLWGDGFEIETLLNLRAARADLKITEVASFEHNRIHGVSNLNALTDGMRVLRTIAREWPRRARVKQIAERQAR
- a CDS encoding glycosyltransferase family 4 protein — its product is MRIGIVANAYHPDIGGVETHVKRLCAGLIAAGDEVEVITQHAVRSVETVDGVLVRRFPLTVPAGNYRLSVPLWRWLRAHAGEYDVLHAHSYHALTALCAALGNRSPLVFTPHYHGTGHTRFRAALHPLYRPLGRTIMNRAAAVVCVTSAERELVLRDFPAVGTRAVVIPNGTDPRPIRGPASPRTRRILCVGRLEQYKRVDRVIRAMTRLGPEHRLDVVGTGPAGDRLRRLAAGLGLAGRVVFHGRLDDAAFDSCLAQASAAVSASTHEAFGMAVADALAAGLPTVATPIPAHREVAGLAGDSAWLRFADPDDENALAAALKDAAAIGRTRPAILPTWSDVVGATRNIYAAVARRTTSVGTGPVGAVAR
- a CDS encoding lipopolysaccharide biosynthesis protein, with protein sequence MLTTAVRRLSGDSLARNSLLIMATTVSNGGLGYVYWMLAARSVAPDRIGTATALISAATAVGMLANLGAGHMFIQRLPGSDAATWSRIVRAGLFAGSAATAATATAAALIVPMCSGNFGFLSGPIGAVSLVTAALAVTLTTLLDNLYVAHRAGHGMLIRNLAVAAGKILTLFAVLAAGYQDSVAVLLSYVLPTLLISLITIPIGARRLRPPAPAAPAPIQSATAAFRAELPHLRTAVTGHHLINLTQAGPAALLPVLVTARLGADANAHFYLAWMTASMLFMVSPAVASALYAERTNAAPVPVTRAATVVLAMVGAPAAVLLIAGDRILALFSAGYAVEGGLLLQILVLAAFPDAVANLAVAHWRSRDEFRLCRRLNAVRAVTCLSLAWLLLPGAGVSGAGLAWLTGQTASALLVAAVVLARRHRNGGAVGVPPRVGNRPQAGSEAPTWRKR
- a CDS encoding glycosyltransferase family 4 protein, with amino-acid sequence MRILHLSNLYAPVIGGLERSIATSGEEMVRRGHEITVLTLATPEAPHDETINGVRVIRIRSITNTLAPGLNRDPRKPFHPTMADPLATAGIARVLRTHDFDLVHSHDWLMYSYLPLHDTPLGLPHVHTAHDFGLTCVRKTFARDGRRCDGPSLGKCVPCASGQYGRPKSTLLTVGLRAHRHRGIDCLTAISNSVASALNLARLPGELPVRVISSLVPDGLDELARTTPRPDWLPAEPYLLFVGQLGPHKGIDVLFDAYEKLRAGLDEPPRLVCLGTTRDDTPPIPDGVLVRTDVPHPQVMSAWRHASAGVVPSLLEGMGQVAVEAMLAGTPLIASASGGLLDVVRDDGVHGLLVPPGDAEALHAALLRLLTDPELAARLRAGGLQRGLDFTAARVVPQIEEVYRACIA